In the Clostridiales bacterium genome, TAATCGTAATACTCGTTATCAAAAATCAATTCGGGTATAATTTCAAGTCCCGCCTCTTGCAAGGCGCGCATATAACCTTGTTTTCGCAAATGGCTGGAAGTAAAGTTGCCCCCGATAAAAGCTATTTTTTTCTTGCCTATCTCTATCAAGTGGCTCACGGCGTCATAACCGGCTTGCTCGTTGTCTATATCAACTTGGCTGCAATTAAAGTTATTTGACTCGCAACACACAACAGCCGGTATATCGTCAAAATTGGGGACAACCTCGGGCTTGCCGGGCGAAATCAAAATAATCCCGTCCGCCAGCTTTTTTCTAACGGAATCCATAAAATTTTTGTATCTTTTGTATTCGTTATAAGTTTCGCAAATCATTATGCTTATTCCGGTCTTTATGGATTCTTTTTCTATGCTTTGGACTATCTTGGAATAAAACGAGTTGTTAATTGACGGCAACAAGACATACACGACATTACTGGCAAGCTGGCGCAAATTCCTGCCCAAAAGGTTGGGCACATAACCCATTTCCTTTATGGCAGCCAAAATCTTTTCGCGTGTTTTTGGGGCGACATTGGAGTCGCCGTTTATTACCCGCGAAACGGTCGCCACGGAATAATTGGTCTTTTTTGCGACATCTTTAATGGTCATTATGTTTTGCGCCCTTTATGTAATCGTTTACATTATATCATAAATTTTTTTATTTGTAAATATAAATTCTAAATATTTTTATGTTTTTCCCAATCTTTTGGCGGCTTCTTTGCCGGCCGCCTCGCCCGTCGCCAAACACGCGGGCATGGCGCGGATGCTGCCCTGGACATACTCATCGGCGCTGATTATGCGTCCCGCGACCAAAAGGTCCTGAAAGCCTTTGGGAATAAGACATCGCAAAGGTATTTCGTAATATTCGCCTCTTTGGTAGTTTTTAAAATAGTCGTTATTATTTTGGTTTTGTTTTAAATATAACTCGTTAAGCTCTTTGGAATGCACGTCCAAAAAGTAGTCGTTTTTGGCTATGGCGTCTTGGAATTTTCGCCTGTTGATATAGTCGTCCAAACTAAGAACATATTCGCCCATGACGCGATAG is a window encoding:
- a CDS encoding LacI family transcriptional regulator encodes the protein MTIKDVAKKTNYSVATVSRVINGDSNVAPKTREKILAAIKEMGYVPNLLGRNLRQLASNVVYVLLPSINNSFYSKIVQSIEKESIKTGISIMICETYNEYKRYKNFMDSVRKKLADGIILISPGKPEVVPNFDDIPAVVCCESNNFNCSQVDIDNEQAGYDAVSHLIEIGKKKIAFIGGNFTSSHLRKQGYMRALQEAGLEIIPELIFDNEYYDYEDGLRAAKQILGSNLKPDAIFAVTDQIAFGVIKVFLRAGLKIPQDVAVCGFDNLTYAKMNNPSLTTIMQPREELGAEAFRLLYAKLKKSQTKNKTIILKHKLIKRYSTTGVEEEDI